In Tubulanus polymorphus chromosome 2, tnTubPoly1.2, whole genome shotgun sequence, a single window of DNA contains:
- the LOC141899919 gene encoding ethylmalonyl-CoA decarboxylase-like isoform X2: protein MLFLRVCSNLSRYRNCVSNRIFNSTAVTCAVNQNLIKRHIHDYTEKELTQRSKMLSDLYKLPGGNIDLKLNDENGIAVMKLNFPEKKNALTGRMIAQLSVIVKQLQNWQSGKGLVIMGADNFFCAGMDINTVSHVLTPEDGFAIGKYMHEQLNAILNLPLISVCYIEGKALGGGSEITTATDFRIMAPDAEIGFIHPRLNALTGWGGGSHLTGLLGRNRALQLLSSGEIVNAEQAFTIGLTNEVVHPRGHAEKTAIDWLRKYTFSSVDSVRGKKTTVTAAAAAAGADIKYALNVELEMIRKVWGSESHLKALKKVFPKKF from the exons ATGCTTTTCCTAAGAGTTTGCTCTAATTTATCAAGATATAGAAATTGTGTATCGAATCGTATCTTCAATTCGACGGCAGTGACATGTGCTGTCAACC AGAACCTCATCAAGCGCCACATCCATGATTATACAGAAAAAGAACTAACACAGAGAAG CAAAATGTTGTCTGATTTATATAAACTTCCTGGTGGTAATATCGACCTGaagttgaatgatgaaaatggcATCGCTGTGATGAAACTGAACTTTCCCGAAAAGAAAAATGCCCTCACAG GCAGAATGATAGCTCAGCTTAGCGTCATCGTAAAACAACTTCAAAACTGGCAATCCGGAAAAGGACTGGTGATAATGGGCGCCGACAATTTCTTCTGCGCAGGGATGGATATAAACACGGTCAGTCACGTTTTGACCCCCGAAGACGGTTTCGCTATCGGCAAATACATGCACGAACAACTGAACGCGATCCTGAATCTACCGCTGATTAGCGTTTGTTACATCGAGGGTAAAGCACTCGGAGGTGGATCTGAAATAACTACCGCCACCGATTTCCGTATCATGGCTCCCGACGCGGAAATAGGCTTCATTCACCCGCGGTTGAACGCGCTGACCGGATGGGGAGGTGGTAGTCATTTAACCGGGTTACTCGGACGCAATCGCGCGTTACAGTTACTGAGCAGCGGCGAGATCGTTAACGCCGAACAAGCATTTACGATCGGATTGACGAACGAGGTCGTACATCCTCGAGGTCACGCGGAAAAAACTGCCATTGATTGGTTACGGAAATATACGTTCAGTTCGGTAGATTCGGTTCGCGGAAAAAAAACGACagtcactgctgctgctgctgctgctggggCGGACATTAAATACGCTCTCAATGTGGAATTAGAAATGATTAGAAAAGTTTGGGGAAGTGAATCTCATTTGAAAGCCTTAAAGAAAGTGTTTCCAAAGAAGTTTTAA
- the LOC141900345 gene encoding DNA repair protein RAD51 homolog 4-like, with the protein MPALKPSLCSGLTEENVKILKSHNITTVENLLCIDSEELTAKCEIPYKEVVGIKKILLAQYSAFPVTGKELYEDALKVTSILPTGIRGIDQLLEGGFYSCEVTELFGGAGVGKTQICLRCCVTVPMETGQNVIYMDTGGSFCCHWLQNYLQQLDTNEEIIRDTCRRVRCVQIFDIFELLKCLNELKTKLNEQTDPFLNGVKLLIIDCVTAVISPHLGGKQTDGHGLMMNLARLMKTLAVENSLAVVVTNNAVQSESANSRPSLGSSWLSVPNVRVEIVTNKRIGVKTGAVSRQCVIRKSLRQKCGSSRQLDLSYV; encoded by the exons ATGCCTGCTCTGAAGCCGAGTTTATGTAGTGGTCTTACGGAAGAAAATGTGAAGATCTTGAAATCTCATAATATCACGACGGTCGAGAACTTATTGTGCATCGATTCAGAAGAATTAACCGCCAAATGTGAAATTCCCTACAAA GAAGTGGTTGGAATAAAGAAGATTCTTTTAGCTCAGTATTCTGCATTTCCGGTGACAGGGAAAGAATTGTATGAAGATGCTTTAAAAGTGACTTCAATATTGCCAACTGGAATTCGCGG TATTGATCAACTTTTAGAAGGTGGATTTTACTCATGTGAGGTTACTGAGTTATTTGGAGGAGCTGGTGTTGGTAAGACACAG ATATGTTTAAGATGCTGTGTGACTGTTCCTATGGAGACCGGTCAAAACGTGATATATATGGATACGGGAGGAAGTTTCTGTTGTCATTGGTTACAGAATTATCTGCAACAATTGGATACGAATGAAGAGATAATCAGAGATACATGCAGGAGAGTTCGCTGCGTTcagatatttgatatatttgaattattgaaatgtttgaatgagTTGAAAACTAAACTCAATGAGCAG actgaTCCATTTCTAAACGGTGTTAAATTGCTCATAATTGATTGTGTAACTGCAGTTATATCTCCTCATCTCGGTGGTAAACAAACTGATG GACAcggtttgatgatgaatttagcgAGATTAATGAAAACGTTGGCTGTTGAAAATTCACTGGCTGTAGTT GTGACTAATAATGCAGTGCAATCTGAAAGTGCGAATAGTCGACCGTCTTTAGGAAGTTCATGGCTCAGCGTTCCTAACGTCCGAGTGGAAATAGTTACGAATAAGAGAATAGGAGTAAAAACTGGTGCTGTTTCACGTCAATGTGTTATTAGAAAGAGTTTACGACAG AAATGTGGTTCATCTAGGCAACTCGATCTTTCATATGTATGA
- the LOC141899919 gene encoding ethylmalonyl-CoA decarboxylase-like isoform X1: MLFLRVCSNLSRYRNCVSNRIFNSTAVTCAVNRKYENLIKRHIHDYTEKELTQRSKMLSDLYKLPGGNIDLKLNDENGIAVMKLNFPEKKNALTGRMIAQLSVIVKQLQNWQSGKGLVIMGADNFFCAGMDINTVSHVLTPEDGFAIGKYMHEQLNAILNLPLISVCYIEGKALGGGSEITTATDFRIMAPDAEIGFIHPRLNALTGWGGGSHLTGLLGRNRALQLLSSGEIVNAEQAFTIGLTNEVVHPRGHAEKTAIDWLRKYTFSSVDSVRGKKTTVTAAAAAAGADIKYALNVELEMIRKVWGSESHLKALKKVFPKKF; the protein is encoded by the exons ATGCTTTTCCTAAGAGTTTGCTCTAATTTATCAAGATATAGAAATTGTGTATCGAATCGTATCTTCAATTCGACGGCAGTGACATGTGCTGTCAACCGTAAGTATG AGAACCTCATCAAGCGCCACATCCATGATTATACAGAAAAAGAACTAACACAGAGAAG CAAAATGTTGTCTGATTTATATAAACTTCCTGGTGGTAATATCGACCTGaagttgaatgatgaaaatggcATCGCTGTGATGAAACTGAACTTTCCCGAAAAGAAAAATGCCCTCACAG GCAGAATGATAGCTCAGCTTAGCGTCATCGTAAAACAACTTCAAAACTGGCAATCCGGAAAAGGACTGGTGATAATGGGCGCCGACAATTTCTTCTGCGCAGGGATGGATATAAACACGGTCAGTCACGTTTTGACCCCCGAAGACGGTTTCGCTATCGGCAAATACATGCACGAACAACTGAACGCGATCCTGAATCTACCGCTGATTAGCGTTTGTTACATCGAGGGTAAAGCACTCGGAGGTGGATCTGAAATAACTACCGCCACCGATTTCCGTATCATGGCTCCCGACGCGGAAATAGGCTTCATTCACCCGCGGTTGAACGCGCTGACCGGATGGGGAGGTGGTAGTCATTTAACCGGGTTACTCGGACGCAATCGCGCGTTACAGTTACTGAGCAGCGGCGAGATCGTTAACGCCGAACAAGCATTTACGATCGGATTGACGAACGAGGTCGTACATCCTCGAGGTCACGCGGAAAAAACTGCCATTGATTGGTTACGGAAATATACGTTCAGTTCGGTAGATTCGGTTCGCGGAAAAAAAACGACagtcactgctgctgctgctgctgctggggCGGACATTAAATACGCTCTCAATGTGGAATTAGAAATGATTAGAAAAGTTTGGGGAAGTGAATCTCATTTGAAAGCCTTAAAGAAAGTGTTTCCAAAGAAGTTTTAA
- the LOC141899918 gene encoding Fanconi anemia group I protein-like, which translates to MEEQIVSLTNKGKIKEIARILSDDETAGSEKNLKSMLDNCLLRGKEDPTLLAKGILEACEVNTDTEKRQFLYKHCMKVLQKNDLNNKTGSALVGLLLLEVDNCPANLIATLTDEFVSAIQSTSANNGKHWELLPKMMTVLSTCERVVFDGDQYKGTEYNSLLLEKICLQKWDKSSIFHFASVLKDAPLSCEDLKMVVLKIVEMLSDTELEELPPLIYQLLLLSSKAQKTSIIEDLIVENIVKYFKKLDESVDSDDDARIDDDDVSDKLSVEQLRYVEGTIMLHITFAVRQDQQLGRGIIKYIKTAEVGSSKTSLCPFSLALALSLAKIHRFEKQVFDCLKTAVLKSFKDCEKQEKSWWIRQIMPTKMDITECMIETAKNSKYGWDDVAHGLVNLGFVLMDSFTVKSSDDFQSPQGRTCLLGANVLKHIHKIHSIARVEILDQILHRVISSMSVPQYLDLLGDLIKSMPQLFMESLPRIRETLDYLAMMPAATAVHFLRALQPLLRISSHLKDSLLIVLRKSLFSRHSEAREFAINGYLIILKHVLISGDNSLSSQASQSFSSSQSIADVHIPMLPSDSENTCLEILNNMRRCLNQQAKIRQILYEGLHEVVNKNSKLKMPVLDILLLQFQKAYEHNEDVNPPVKIDKCTAIQDDSAYITEPLPYLLSSMVYCLLTQTAATAEDESTEKYSKVLNSVTRRMIKAELEDFEVDKSADFNLNTASGVRNLITVMMLMGIYEVLISYQFLIEDNDSGDTEKMLTVQKLFDQYNRLYEIWSEKSSGGAGGGAGKKDRAGNKTIITSMMTVDCASNILHHLVKKSKAEENVDFKMYIVRIICHQLQQVNDTGHCDTARDKRKIFYLCCSVANDLLHGFIAARDSNELKKFAAVCLNGFNLCFQIICGQYEKKLSDFLTSIEYETSGFDMEAGDGVHCHVKKIQDLVMKNVVNAGLDSLKEILPLLNVIGALCKLDKSDQKQTIQTWFHKLCKEKKIEDCVVSHALLSHLIDVTRQVKNCSLLLKDIAQDIHVRIGDVDEDVELDDSCNFAIVNKKTANTSLFMIILSRTETDIEDAVWALGKVKSIILDESLTTEQKEALDKGICTKFGSLITGFHELVQTAIPTGNCATVLLKQLTKFYNGLTALVKFYIYLYNQKAGHCSGRFEKVVKLSGTLLTNHVYTMISYLQSAQPTANGQQKEDKKKTEKKNTGSAARVLREARSIPQLIFCIEQYEKFLIQLSKKAKINFMEHMKHSTSRDFRINTAALQQVLTSDQEDENDDDDDNDDGNEDEIEISDEEVEDDESENAPPAKRSRLGNKRK; encoded by the exons ATGGAAGAGCAAATTGTGAGTTTAACGAATAAAggaaaaatcaaagaaatcgCGCGTATTTTATCAGATGATGAAACAGCTGGATCTGAAAAAAAC CTGAAATCCATGCTGGATAATTGTCTGTTACGCGGAAAAGAAGATCCAACATTGTTAGCAAAAGGAATACTTGAAG CTTGTGAAGTAAATACTGAtacggaaaaacgacaattccTGTACAAACATTGTATGaaagttttacagaagaaTGATCTGAATAATAAAACAGGGTCGGCTCTCGTTGGTCTTTTACTTCTCGAG gTTGATAATTGCCCTGCTAATCTAATTGCCACTTTGACCGATGAATTTGTATCAGCTATTCAAAGTACAAGCGCCAACAATGGCAA ACATTGGGAATTATTGCCCAAAATGATGACAGTTTTGTCGACCTGTGAAAGAGTTGTGTTCGATGGAGATCAATACAAGGGAACAGAATATAACAGTCTCTTACTGGAGAAAATCTGCTTACAAAA ATGGGATAAAAGcagcatttttcattttgcaaGTGTTTTAAAAGACGCTCCTTTGTCGTGCGAAGATCTGAAAATGGTGGTTTTAAAGATCGTAGAAATGTTGTCGGACACAGAGTTAGAGGAACTTCCACCTTTAATATATCAGCTTCTACTACTCTCCTCTAAG GCGCAGAAAACTTCGATCATTGAAGATTTGATCGTCGAAAATATcgtgaaatatttcaagaaaTTGGATGAAAGCGTTGATAGCGACGATGATGCCAG gatcgatgatgatgatgtcagCGATAAATTGAGCGTTGAACAGTTACGCTACGTTGAAGGTACGATTATGCTTCACATCACGTTCGCCGTCAGGCAAGATCAACAACTCGGTCGAGGAATCATTAAATACATTAAG ACGGCGGAAGTTGGTTCCTCAAAAACGAGTCTTTGTCCGTTTTCTTTGGCTCTCGCTCTGTCATTAGCAAAGATTCACAGATTTGAAAAACag GTTTTCGACTGTTTGAAAACTGCCGTATTGAAGAGTTTTAAAGATTGCGAGAAACAGGAGAAATCGTGGTGGATCAGACAAATAATGCCGACTAAAATGGACATAACTGAATGCATGATTGAAACAGCAAAAAACAG TAAATATGGTTGGGATGACGTCGCTCATGGATTGGTTAATCTCGGTTTCGTACTGATGGACAGTTTTACGGTGAAATCGTCCGATGATTTTCAGTCTCCTCAGGGTCGAACGTGTCTCCTCGGAGCAAACGTTCTCAAACATATTCATAAG ATACACAGTATTGCCAGAGTTGAAATTCTAGATCAGATTCTACACAGGGTTATCAGTTCAATGTCTGTACCTCAATATTTAG ATTTATTGGGagatttgattaaatcgaTGCCTCAGTTGTTCATGGAGTCTCTGCCGAGAATACGCGAGACTCTAGATTATCTGGCAATGATGCCGGCAGCGACTGCCGTTCACTTCCTCAGAGCTTTACAACCTTTATTACGAATCAGTTCacatcttaaagattctctttTAATCGTTCTAAGAAAATCGTTATTTTCACG GCATTCCGAAGCTCGAGAATTTGCAATCAATGGTTATCTGATCATATTGAAACATGTTTTGATATCCGGTGATAATAGCCTATCCAGTCAGGCCAGTCAGTCATTCAGTTCGAGTCAG AGTATCGCTGATGTTCATATTCCGATGCTTCCCTCGGACAGTGAAAACACTTGTCTAGAAATACTGAACAACATGAGAAGATGTTTGAATCAACAGGCGAAAATTAGACAGATTCTTTACGAG GGACTTCACGAAGTCGTCAACAAGAACAGTAAATTGAAGATGCCCGTTTTAGACATTCTGCTCTTGCAG TTTCAGAAAGCGTATGAACACAACGAAGATGTGAATCCTCCAGtgaaaattgataaatgtACCGCTATACAGGATGACTCTGCTTACATCACTGAACCTCTA CCATATTTGTTAAGTTCAATGGTTTACTGTTTGTTAACGCAAACTGCTGCAACTGCCGAGGATGAATCGACTGAAAAATACTCCAAAGTCCTCAATTCTGTCACTCGTCGGATGATCAAAGCTGAACTGGAAGACTTTGAAGTT gataAATCCGCTGATTTTAACTTGAATACAGCGTCCGGTGTGAGGAATTTGATCACTGTTATGATGCTCATGGGAATCTATGAAGTACTTATTAGTTATCAGTttctaattgaagacaatGACAG CGGTGATACTGAAAAAATGTTAACAGTACAGAAACTGTTCGACCAGTACAATAGACTGTATGAAATCTGGTCTGAGAAATCGTCAGGAGGAGCTGGAGGAGGAGCTGGGAAGAAAGATCGCGCcggaaataaaacaattataacGAGTATGATGACTGTTGACTGTGCTTCAAATatcttacatcatttagtCAA GAAGAGTAAAGCTGAAGAGAACGTTGATTTTAAGATGTATATCGTACGCATAATCTGTCATCAGTTACAACAAGTGAATGATACGGGACACTGTGATACGGCCAGAGATAAAAGGAAGATATTCTATCTATGCTGTTCCGTGGCTAA TGATTTGTTACATGGTTTCATCGCCGCAAGAGACTCGAATGAACTGAAGAAATTCGCGGCCGTTTGCTTGAACGGATTCAATCTGTGCTTTCAGATTATTTGCGgccaatatgaaaaaaaattatcggATTTTCTCACATCAATCG aGTATGAAACCAGTGGTTTTGACATGGAGGCAGGGGACGGCGTTCACTGTCATGTTAAAAAGATACAG GATTTAGTTATGAAGAATGTTGTGAACGCCGGTTTAGATTCACTGAAGGAGATTCTGCCGTTATTAAACGTCATCGGAGCTTTGTGTAAACTTGATAAATCTGACCAGAAACAAACGATTCAAACCTGGTTTCATAAACTGTGCAAGGAAAAGAAAATAG AGGATTGTGTCGTGTCACACGCTTTATTATCTCATCTGATCGACGTGACTCGACAAGTGAAAAACTGTTCTCTGCTTCTGAAAGATATCGCGCAAGATATTCACGTTAGAATAGGAGACGTCGACGAg gatgtggaactggatgacTCGTGTAATTTTGCCATCGTCAACAAAAAGACAGCGAACACGtctttatttatgattattttgagCCGAACGGAAACCGATATCGAAGACGCAGTCTGGGCTCTCGGGAAAGTGAAATCTATTATCCTTG ACGAGAGTTTAACCACTGAACAAAAAGAAGCTTTAGATAAAGGAATTTGTACAAAGTTTGGCTCGTTAATCACCGGTTTCCACGAGTTAGTACAAACTGCTATACCTACCGGTAACTGCGCTACTGTATTACTGAAACAGCTCACTAAATTCTACAACGGGTTGACAGCGCTTGTTAAATTT TATATTTACCTGTATAATCAGAAAGCGGGACATTGCTCCGGTCGATTTGAGAAAGTTGTGAAATTATCCGGGACATTACTGACGAATCACGTGTATAcaatgatatcatatttacag AGTGCTCAACCAACGGCGAATGGCCAACAGAAAGAAGATAAAAAGAAGactgaaaaaaagaatactGGATCG GCTGCAAGGGTGCTGAGAGAAGCTCGATCTATTCCACAGCTGATTTTCTGTATCGAACAATACGAAAAATTCCTCATACAACTATCAAAGAAAGCTAAA ATCAATTTTATGGAGCACATGAAACACAGCACGTCACGAGACTTCAGAATTAACACCGCAGCTCTTCAACAAGTATTAACTTCTGATCAAGAGGATGAgaatgacgatgatgatgataatgacgaTGGAAATGAAGAT gaaattgaaatatcagaTGAAGAAGTtgaagatgatgaatcagAGAACGCTCCGCCTGCTAAACGTAGTCGGCTTGGCAACaagagaaaataa